DNA from Aliarcobacter butzleri:
GTTGATCCAAATGAATGGAGATTAATGATTCATGGAAAAGTTAAAAAAGAGATAGTTTTAACTTTAGATGATTTAAAAAAATATCCAAGTGAAACAAGAATTTATTTTATTGAGTGTCCTGCAAATGGAAGTCCAGAGTGGAGAGGTCCACAATTTAATAGTTTACAATTTATGAAAGGTCTTATGAGTGCTGCACAATGGACTGGAGTTATGTTAAAAACAATTCTAGATGACTTAGGACTAGAAAAAGATGCAGTTTGGATGTTAGCTGAAGGAAGTGATAATGCCTCAAATCCTAGAACAATTCCAGTTGAAAAAGCACTTGATGATGTTATGGTTGTTTGGGCTCAAAATGGTGAAGCTTTAAGACCTGAACAAGGTTATCCTGTAAGACTTATTGTTCCAGGATGGGAAGGTAATTTAAATACTAAATGGTTAAGAAGATTAGAATTTAGTGATAAACCTTGGCATTCAAAAGAAGAAACTTCAAAATATACAATGCTTCAAAAATCTGGAAAAGCTATTCGATATTTTTGGGTAAATGAGGTAAATTCAGTAATCACTAGTCCCTGTCCAGAAAAGCCATGGACAAACCTTAAAAAAGGTGAGTTAGTGGAAATTGAAGGTCTTGCTTGGTCTGGTCATGGAACTATTAAAGGTGTTGATATTTCTTTTGATGGTGGAGATAATTGGGTTGAAGCAAAACTTAAAGGTTTAGTTTTACCAAAATCTTGGACTAGATTTAGTTATATGATTAGATGGGAAGGCAAACCTTTAATATTAGCAAGTAGGTCTTATGATGATTTTGGAAATATTCAACCAACAATTGATCAAGAAACAAGCGCAGTTGGTGTTGAATCAGTTTATCACAGAAATGCAATTGTAACTTGGGAAATTACTGAAAAAGGAGAGTGTAACAATGTTCAAATTAGAAAACACAAAAAAGCTTAAAAATACTCTTCTTGGTATAAGTTTAGTAAGTTTTTTAGCAACAACTGCAATAGCGGCTTCTAAAGAAACTTCAGTTGATGGTGCTGTTAAGTATCCTCTTAAAGATGGGAAATATTCATCTTATTATGTTAATACGCAAACAGTAAAAGATTCAAATATTGGAAGAATACCAACTATTAAAGAAGTTAAAGCATGGGACGTAGATGTTAGACCTGATGGAACAGGTTTACCTGAATTTGATATGAAAAATGGTGAAATAGTTCTTGGTGAAGATGGAAAACCTAAAAAAGCAGAAGGTTCTGTTGAGTTAGGAAATGAACTTTATGATGCGCAATGTGTTATGTGTCATGGTGATTTTGGTTCAGGAGGAAAAGGTTATCCTATGCTTGCTGGTGGTTCTAAAGAATCATTAAAGGTTCAAAGATTAAACCCAGCAGATGAACATCCAAATCCAGATACACCAGTAAGAACAATTGGTTCATATTGGCCATATGCAAGTACGCTTTATTGGTATGTTCAGGATTCTATGCCATTTACTCATCCAAAAAGTTTAACAAATAGTGAAACTTATGCGATAACGGCTTATTTATTGTCTGTAAATAATATTACTATTGATGGTGAAGAACTTGATGATGAGTATGTTTTAGATAAAGAAAAACTTATGAAAGTAATAATGCCAAATCATGATGGGTTCTATCCAGAAGTTGATACAAAAAATCCAAGAGATGGCGTTAAAAATATGACAGCATTATTATCTAATCCAAAAATATATGGAACTGGAACAAGATGTATGAAAGATTGTATAAAAGAAGATACAAACAATCTTTTAATGAAAATAAATATTGATTTAACAGCAAATGCAAATCAAGCAATGTCAGTTGAAAGAAGTTTACCTAACATCAAAGCTGATTCTGTAAAACCTGGGCAAGTTGATTATCAATCAAGTTGTTCTGTTTGTCATGAAAATGCTGCTATTGGAGCACCTGTTTTAGGAGATAAAGTTGCTTGGACTAAAGTACTTGAGAAAGGAGTTGATAAAGTTTATTTTAATGCAATAAATGGTGTAAATGCTATGCCTCCTAAGGGAGGAACTGATTTTAGTGACGAAAAAATAAAAGAAATAATCGATTATATGATTAATTCTAGTAAATAATAAAGGAGAGTATTATGAGTCTAATCAAGAATTTAGTAAAAGCAATAGCAGTAAGTGCAGTTATAGCAATTAGTAGCTTTGCAATAGATGCTGATTTAGTTAAAAAAGGTGAAAAGATTTTCACAACTAATACACAAGGTAATTGTATAGCATGTCATGCAATAAATGGTAAAACTTTAGATGGACCTGGTAGCATGGGACCTGTTTTACAGTATTTGTCTTTGTGGCCTGAAGAAGCGTTGTATGATAAAATTTATGACCCATACATTTCTAATCCAATTTCTGCCATGCCAGCATTTGGAAAGAATGGTTGGTTAAGTGATGATGAAATTAAAGCACTAGTTGCTTATTTAAAAACAATAAATTAATAAAAAGGAAAAAAAATGATTAACAGAAGAAATTTTTTAGGTTTAGGATTAGCTGCATTAGCAATAGCTGCAGTTCCTGGTAGATTAAGTGCTATTGATTTTAGAGAGACAAAACCAAAAGCTTGGACAGCTACAAAAGTTGATGATGCAATAAAAGAACTTTTTGGATCATCTACTTTAGTTGATGGTGGAATTAACTTAAGTGCTCCTGATATTGCTGAAAATGGTGCAGTTATTCCAGTATCTTTTAGTACAGAGTTAAAAGCTACAAAAATTGCAGTATTTCAAGATGCAAATCCTGAAAGTGCAGTTGCTGTATTTAATCTAAATGAATTTAGTGTTCCTGATTTTGCAATAAGAATTAAAATGGCAAAAACAGGAACTGTAACAGTTGTTGCAGAAGCAGATGGAAAATTACATTCGGCTTCTAAATTAGTAAAAGTTACAATTGGTGGATGCGGTGGTTGATTTAATTTCAACTAAACAAATAAAATAACAAATAAAAAATAATATAAAGGAAATAAAATGGCAGGTACTACAAAAATTAAAGCAAAATTAAAAGATGGAATAGTTGAAGTTAAAGCATTAGCTACTCACCCAATGTTAAGTTATCAAGAAGCAGAAAGAGCTAAAAAAGAACCTAACTTTATTACTTACGTTATTGCGAAAGTTGGAGATAAAGTTGTTTATGAAGCATCTACTTCTCAGTTTTTATCAAAAGACCCATATTTGAAATTTTCATTTAAGGGTGCAAATGTAGGTGATACAATTGAACTAACATGGAAAGATTTAAAAGGTAATACAGACGTAAGTAGCGAACAAATCAAATAATTGCTTAAAAAAGTGATTAATTTTTAAAGGAGAGACCATGTTATCAAAAGTAGTAAAATCAACAGCTCTTTTAGTATTAGCGGCATATTCATTAAATGCCGCTAATTATAATGCAGGAGCAGAAAAAGATAGACTTGCATTAATTAAATATTTTGAATCTAAATTTGCTGATCCAGAAAAAAATAGTAATAGATTTTTCCCTTATTCAACACAAGAAGAGTTAAAAAATGATTATGAAAAAAATCTAAAGCATCACGATTTTAATATTGGAACATATGCTTTTTCAAAAGATGCAAAAGCTCAATATGAAGCAATAAAAGAGATGCCACCATATGAAGATGCTATTGATGCTGGAGAAGAATTATATAAAAAAACATTTGCAAATGGTAAATCATTTGCTTCATGTTTTCCTGATACGACAGCTATGAATCTTTTTCCTTATTATAATGAAAAGAAAAATGATGTTGTAACTTTAACATCTGCTGTTAATGATTGTTTAAGAGATAATGGTGAAAAAGAGTGGAATACACAAAAAGGTGATATGGCAAATTTACAAGCTTATTTAGTAAACCAAACTAAAGAAGCTGGAAAAAAATTTGATATTAAAATCCAAAGTGAAGCTGCAAAAAAAGCTTATGAAGCTGGAAAAGAGTTCTATTATTCACAAAGAGGTTATTTAAAAATGTCTTGTGCTACTTGTCACGTTCAAGGTGCTGGACAAAGAGTTAGAAATGAAAAACTTTCAACTTTAACAGGACAAATTACTCAATTTCCAGTGCATAGACTAAGATGGGAAGAATTAGGTACATTAGAGCGAAGATTATCAGGTTGTATTGTTGACCAAGGACAAGTTGCACCAAAAGATGAAAGTAAAGAGATGAAACAACTTGCTTATTTCTTAGCTTATATGTCAAATGGTATGAATATTGATGGTCCAGATATAAGAAAGTAATGAGGTGAAGAAAATGAAAAATAGTGTTTTAAAATTCGCAACAGTTACAGCATTAGTTCTAGGACTAACAACTTTAGGTGCTTCGGAATTATCTAAATTAGATGTTAAAAAAGAGTGTAATGTTGAAGCAAATGGTGTTGAAAAAGTTATTGCAACAGCAGCAAAATATAATGAAATAGCAGTTAAACATCAAGTTGAATTTATGAGACTGGGGATGAAAGCTAGTCAATATATTGAAGCAGTTAACAATTCATTGAAAAATGGATTAAAAACTATTGATATTGTTGATGCAAAAGGTAAAAAAACTGAAGAAGCAACGATTGAGTTTGGAGCTTGGCGAGCTTGTTCTTTTGCAATTGGTGCAGTAGTTCAAGAAGAAGAAGCTAAAACTACTTGGAAATTAGCAAGTCCTAGTGATGGCTATAAATATTAGAGATATTTAATAGTTATTGTTTTTGAAAAAGTCAAGATTGTGTTTCTTGGCTTTTTTTATTATCAAAATAATATGTATATTAAAGCTTTTTGAGTTTATGTTTATATACAAATCTATAAAAAGGTAAGAAAATGAGTAAATTAAGTCGAAGAGAATTTATTTACATGATGGCTGTACTTGGTGCTGCTCCAGTATTTGCAAATTCGCATACAAGAATGGTAGGAACGAGTGCTAAATTAGAAGATTATTATAAATTAAAACCATTTGGAAATGCAAGATTATTGCATATGACAGATTCTCATGCACAACTACTTCCTGTATATTTTAGAGAACCAAGTGTTAATCTTGGATTTTTTAGTAATTTTGGAAAACCACCTCATATAGTTGGTGAAACATTTCTTGATTATTATGGAATCAAAGGTAATAAAAGGCTTGAATATGCATATTCATGTGTAAATTTTGAAAAACATGCAAAAGCCATGGGAAAAACTGGTGGTTTTGCTCAAATTAAAACAGTTGTAGATTTTCTAAGAGATAGTTTTGGAAAAGATAAAACTCTTTTATTAGATGGTGGAGATACTTGGCAAGGAACAGCAACAGCTCTTTGGACAAGAGGAAAAGATATGGTTGGTGCAATGAATTTACTTGGTGTTGATGTTGCTGTTGGACATTGGGAATTTACATATAAAGCTGAAGAAGTTTTAGCAAATGTAAAAGAACTTAAAGCTGAATTTTTAGCTCAAAATATTTTTGTTAAAGAAGATTCTTTAATGAATGGGGTAGAAGCTTATGATGAAGATAGTGGATTAGCATTTAAACCTTATACAATTAAAGAATTAGGTAAATCAAGAGTTGCAATTATTGGACAAGCATTTCCTTATACGACTATTGCAAATCCACAAAGATTTATTCCTGATTGGACATTTGGAATTAAAGATGACAAAATGCAAGAGCTTGTAAATAAAATCAAAGCAGAAGAAAAACCAGATGCAATCATTGTTTTATCTCATAATGGTTTTGATACAGATAAAAAAATGGCAGAAATTTGTACAGGAATAGATTTTATTATGGGTGGACATACTCATGATGGTGTTCCTGAAGCAGTACCAGTTAAAAATGCAAGTGGAACAACTTATGTTTGTAACGCTGGAAGTAATGGTAAATTTTTAAACGTTTTAGATTTAGATATTCAAAATGGAAAAATCAAAGATTTTAAATTTACGTTATTACCAATTTTTTCTGATTTAATAGCTGAAGATAAAGCTATGAAAAAATATATCGAAGATGTAAGACTTCCATATTTAAAAGAACTTACAAGAGAAATTGCGACAACAGAACAGACTTTATTTAGAAGAGGAAATTTCAATGGTTCTTGGGATCAAATTATTTGTGATGCACTTCTAGAAGTTAAAGAAGCACAAATTTCGCTAAGTCCAGGATTTAGATGGGGAACTTCTGTTATGCCAGGACAAGCAATTACTTTTGATGATTTGATGACACAAACAGCTATGACATATCCCGAAACTTATGCAAGAGATATAAGTGGAAAAGATATAAAAGATATTTTAGAAGATGTTGCTGATAACTTATTTAATGAAGATCCATTTTATCAACAAGGTGGAGATATGGTAAGAACAGGTGGAATTTCATATAAAATCAATCCAAAAGCAAAAATGGGTGAAAGAATTTCTGATATTGTTCTTACAAAAACAGGAGAAAAACTTGATGCTTCAAAAGCATATAAAGTTGCTGGTTGGTCAACTGTTGGAGCTCAAAGTGATGGTGAACCTATTTGGGAAACAGTTGAAACATATTTAAAAAATATAAAACATATTAGTAAAGTTAAAATAGATACTCCTGATATTATTGGAGTAAAAGGTAATCCTGGAATTATCTAATTTTAAAAGTATAAAGAACTTTCTTTATACTTTTTTCAATTTAATAGATATTTTATTGAAATATTTTTTAAGTTGAAAGGAAAACAATGAAAATTATATTTTTATCTCTTTTATTTATTTTAAATCTTTTTGCAGATTTTAAAGAGGGAGAAACTCTTTTTAAAAGCAAATGTTCATCGTGTCATATTGATTATATTTTTATGAATGTTTTAAAAGAAAATTTCTTTGAAAAAAATAATAAGTTACTAAATCTTAAAGCACCAACTGTAAATATGATTGTTTATGCAATTATGGACAGTCCTAAAAAAATAGGTGATTCTAATGATATAGAAATGCAAGAGATGGAAATAGAAAACTATTTAAAATCATATTTAGAAAATCCTGATAGATTTAACTCTATTTGTGATGAACATATTTTACCTTTTTATGATAATAAAATGAGTATGAAAGGGGAGTTAAAAGATGAAGATTATAAAAATTTAACAAACTATTTTATGCTATATAAAGATAATTTAACAATATCAAATAAAGAGATTGAAAAATCTTTTTCTTCTACAAATGAAAAAGAGATTATAGAAAAAGCAAAAAAAGAGAATAAAAAAATAATAGTTTATGCAAGTTCAAAATCTTGTTTTTTTTGTAAAAGAATGGATAGAGATGTTTTAAATTTAGATGAAGTAAAAAAAGAGATGAATAAACATTATATCTTTGTAAAAAATGATATGGATGAATCAACTTTACCTTTTGATTTACAAAAGGTTTATAAAAAAATTACACCAACATTTTTTATTTTATCAAAAGATGGAACTTATATAAAACAGTATCCAGGTGCTTGGATAAAAAGTGATTTTTTAGAAATTTTAAAAGAGAATAACAAATGAAAGTTTTAGAAACTTTTAGTGCTACAAAAGAAGCACATGGTTTTATAAGACCAAAAGTAAAAGAACTAAATTTAATAGAGAATTTTGGAATAGAAAATGATAAATTTGCAGGGAAAAAACTTGAACAAACTGTTATGATAGTTGGATTAAAATCTTATGAAATAGCACGTCAACAAAATATAAATTTAGAGTTTGGGAGTTTAGGAGAAAACATTTTATTGGATTTTGATCCACATGATTTTGAAATCGGAACAAATTTCATAATTGGTGATGCAATTATTGAAATAACTCAAGTTTGTAGCGTTTGTAGTCATTTGAGTGTTTTTGATAAAACTTTGCCACAATTGTTAAAAGCTCATAGGGGAGTTTATTGTAAGATAATTAAAAGTGGTTTTATACATAAAAATATGGAAATAAAAATAAAAGGATAAATAATGATTAAAAAATTTGTATTAATTTCTTTGTTGGCAATATTTTCATTTGCCGAATCAAAATTTAGTGATCCTCAACCAACTTTTGAAAATCCAAGAAAAGTAGTTTACTCTTTATATGTTGGTGATTTAGAAACAGTTAATCATACAATTGGTTCTATGTATAATATTCTAAAAGAGTATCCAAGTGAGAGTTTAAAAATAGTTGTTGTTGCTTATGGAAAAGGTTTACGAACTTTAAAAAAAGATTATGACAAAAAAACTCTTGATAGAATCAAATCTTTGATGGAATATGATGTAGAGTTTGTAGCTTGCAGAAATACAATGGAGACTATGAAATGGACTGAAAAAGATTTTATAGATGGTATTTCTTATACTCAAGCTGGAATTGTTGAGGTTATTGAAAAACAACAAGAAGGGTATATTGGAATAACTGCTTATTAAAATAAAAGGAGAATAAAATGTTAAAAAAAACTTTAATAATATCAAGTTTAATTTTGGTTTCAAATCTATCTTTAAATGCAGCAAAAATCTCTAAAGATGATTGTTCAAAAAAAGGCGAAAGTTTTATTTATGCTGGAAATGAATGTATCCAATATAAAAAATTTTTAGGTGAAGAAGAGGGTGCTTTAAATATTATTGTTCATGGAACTTGGAACGAAGGAACAGATACTTTAGCAAGATATTCACCATTTGTAGAAGATTTAGCTATGAGAACAGATATAACAACAATTGCAGTTGCACTTCCAGGATATTCTCAAAGTTCTACAAATAATTTTCCATCACTTTCAAGTAAAGGTGTAGAAAACTTAGGTGCTAAAAAAGAGTATGTAGAGTTTGTTGCTTCTTTAGTTGAGGCTTTAAAAGAGAAATTTAAAGCAAATAAAATTACATATATTGGGCATAGTGCAGGTTGTATGATGGGTGCAACAATAACAGGTTTAAAACCAGATTTAATAAATAATCTTGTTTGTGCTGGTGGAGTTTATAATATCCACGAAAAGAGTAAAGAAAAAGATTTAATCTCAATAGTTGATGTTTTAGATAATGTATCAAAAAATACAAAATTTGTACTTCTTTATGGAACAGCTGATGACATATCAAAACCTCAAGTTACAAAAGATTTCTATAACTTAGCAAAAAATAAAGGCTTTGATGTAAAACTTGTAGAAGCAAAAGATGCTGTTCATATTGATTTAGATATGACAACAGAAGCAAAAGATTCAATAGAAGAGATTGTTACAGATGATTGATAAAAATAGGTTTTAAAACCTATTTTTACTCTATTTTGATAATAACTCGTGGAATTTAGCTAACCACTCAGGATGTGCTGGCCAAGCGGCAGCTGTAACTAAATTTCCATCAACAATGGCACTTTCAAATCCAATATCTGCCCATTTCCCACCACTTAAGTCAACATCAGGAGAACAAGCTGGATAACAAGAGCATGTTTTATTTTCAATAATCTTTGCAGCTGTTAAAAGTAAAATTCCATGACAAACTGAAGCAATAGGTTTATTTATTTTATTAAAATTCTGAACAATTTCAATAACTCTTGAATTTAGCCTAATATATTCAGGAGCTCGTCCTCCAGGTATTAATAAACCATCATAAACAAATTCATTAATATCATCAAAAGTTGCATTTAAAGTAAAATTATGACCAGGTTTTTCAGTATAAGTTTGGTCACCTTCAAAATCATGAATTGCAGTTTTTATTTGTTCTCCTGCTTTTTTATTAGGACAAACAACATCTACACTATAACCTAACATTTTTAAACATTGATAAGGAACCATAAGTTCATAATCTTCAACAAAATCTCCAGCTAAAATCAGAATTTTTTTTGACATAATTTTTCCTTTATTTGAATTTAGGAAGATTTTATATGAAAATGAATTAAAATAATATTTATTTAAAAAAGAAATTAATCCTCTTCATAAAACTCTAATTCTCTGTATGCATCATAAACATTTCTGCTATTTAATTCATCATACAAAGCTTTGTCTTTAAACTCTTCCATCGTAACAACTTTTGCTATTTCATTTCCTGTTACTTCATTTTCAATTGCTTGCATTACTCTTTGTTTTAAAAGAGTGAAATATTTTACCATTTCATCTGTTGCAGTTTTTGAGGTATCTAGTCCATGTCCTGGAATCAAAATATCCCATTTTTTAGAGTTTATCATTTCAATAGCTTTTAAA
Protein-coding regions in this window:
- the soxC gene encoding sulfite dehydrogenase, yielding MKKSDVLDIKKDSDFVIQTSRREFFKKTAIYSAGALSVSSVLSPVSLKADDPAIINEAPWGQKLGDPVDKNLYGVPSPYEHNNIRRTHDLFSSGDPYASVSMCPIHESEGIITPNGLFFTRNHGGTAHVDPNEWRLMIHGKVKKEIVLTLDDLKKYPSETRIYFIECPANGSPEWRGPQFNSLQFMKGLMSAAQWTGVMLKTILDDLGLEKDAVWMLAEGSDNASNPRTIPVEKALDDVMVVWAQNGEALRPEQGYPVRLIVPGWEGNLNTKWLRRLEFSDKPWHSKEETSKYTMLQKSGKAIRYFWVNEVNSVITSPCPEKPWTNLKKGELVEIEGLAWSGHGTIKGVDISFDGGDNWVEAKLKGLVLPKSWTRFSYMIRWEGKPLILASRSYDDFGNIQPTIDQETSAVGVESVYHRNAIVTWEITEKGECNNVQIRKHKKA
- a CDS encoding c-type cytochrome, which translates into the protein MFKLENTKKLKNTLLGISLVSFLATTAIAASKETSVDGAVKYPLKDGKYSSYYVNTQTVKDSNIGRIPTIKEVKAWDVDVRPDGTGLPEFDMKNGEIVLGEDGKPKKAEGSVELGNELYDAQCVMCHGDFGSGGKGYPMLAGGSKESLKVQRLNPADEHPNPDTPVRTIGSYWPYASTLYWYVQDSMPFTHPKSLTNSETYAITAYLLSVNNITIDGEELDDEYVLDKEKLMKVIMPNHDGFYPEVDTKNPRDGVKNMTALLSNPKIYGTGTRCMKDCIKEDTNNLLMKINIDLTANANQAMSVERSLPNIKADSVKPGQVDYQSSCSVCHENAAIGAPVLGDKVAWTKVLEKGVDKVYFNAINGVNAMPPKGGTDFSDEKIKEIIDYMINSSK
- the soxX gene encoding sulfur oxidation c-type cytochrome SoxX: MSLIKNLVKAIAVSAVIAISSFAIDADLVKKGEKIFTTNTQGNCIACHAINGKTLDGPGSMGPVLQYLSLWPEEALYDKIYDPYISNPISAMPAFGKNGWLSDDEIKALVAYLKTIN
- the soxY gene encoding thiosulfate oxidation carrier protein SoxY, whose translation is MINRRNFLGLGLAALAIAAVPGRLSAIDFRETKPKAWTATKVDDAIKELFGSSTLVDGGINLSAPDIAENGAVIPVSFSTELKATKIAVFQDANPESAVAVFNLNEFSVPDFAIRIKMAKTGTVTVVAEADGKLHSASKLVKVTIGGCGG
- the soxZ gene encoding thiosulfate oxidation carrier complex protein SoxZ, with the protein product MAGTTKIKAKLKDGIVEVKALATHPMLSYQEAERAKKEPNFITYVIAKVGDKVVYEASTSQFLSKDPYLKFSFKGANVGDTIELTWKDLKGNTDVSSEQIK
- the soxA gene encoding sulfur oxidation c-type cytochrome SoxA — translated: MLSKVVKSTALLVLAAYSLNAANYNAGAEKDRLALIKYFESKFADPEKNSNRFFPYSTQEELKNDYEKNLKHHDFNIGTYAFSKDAKAQYEAIKEMPPYEDAIDAGEELYKKTFANGKSFASCFPDTTAMNLFPYYNEKKNDVVTLTSAVNDCLRDNGEKEWNTQKGDMANLQAYLVNQTKEAGKKFDIKIQSEAAKKAYEAGKEFYYSQRGYLKMSCATCHVQGAGQRVRNEKLSTLTGQITQFPVHRLRWEELGTLERRLSGCIVDQGQVAPKDESKEMKQLAYFLAYMSNGMNIDGPDIRK
- the soxB gene encoding thiosulfohydrolase SoxB, whose amino-acid sequence is MSKLSRREFIYMMAVLGAAPVFANSHTRMVGTSAKLEDYYKLKPFGNARLLHMTDSHAQLLPVYFREPSVNLGFFSNFGKPPHIVGETFLDYYGIKGNKRLEYAYSCVNFEKHAKAMGKTGGFAQIKTVVDFLRDSFGKDKTLLLDGGDTWQGTATALWTRGKDMVGAMNLLGVDVAVGHWEFTYKAEEVLANVKELKAEFLAQNIFVKEDSLMNGVEAYDEDSGLAFKPYTIKELGKSRVAIIGQAFPYTTIANPQRFIPDWTFGIKDDKMQELVNKIKAEEKPDAIIVLSHNGFDTDKKMAEICTGIDFIMGGHTHDGVPEAVPVKNASGTTYVCNAGSNGKFLNVLDLDIQNGKIKDFKFTLLPIFSDLIAEDKAMKKYIEDVRLPYLKELTREIATTEQTLFRRGNFNGSWDQIICDALLEVKEAQISLSPGFRWGTSVMPGQAITFDDLMTQTAMTYPETYARDISGKDIKDILEDVADNLFNEDPFYQQGGDMVRTGGISYKINPKAKMGERISDIVLTKTGEKLDASKAYKVAGWSTVGAQSDGEPIWETVETYLKNIKHISKVKIDTPDIIGVKGNPGII
- a CDS encoding thioredoxin family protein; its protein translation is MKIIFLSLLFILNLFADFKEGETLFKSKCSSCHIDYIFMNVLKENFFEKNNKLLNLKAPTVNMIVYAIMDSPKKIGDSNDIEMQEMEIENYLKSYLENPDRFNSICDEHILPFYDNKMSMKGELKDEDYKNLTNYFMLYKDNLTISNKEIEKSFSSTNEKEIIEKAKKENKKIIVYASSKSCFFCKRMDRDVLNLDEVKKEMNKHYIFVKNDMDESTLPFDLQKVYKKITPTFFILSKDGTYIKQYPGAWIKSDFLEILKENNK
- a CDS encoding MOSC domain-containing protein gives rise to the protein MKVLETFSATKEAHGFIRPKVKELNLIENFGIENDKFAGKKLEQTVMIVGLKSYEIARQQNINLEFGSLGENILLDFDPHDFEIGTNFIIGDAIIEITQVCSVCSHLSVFDKTLPQLLKAHRGVYCKIIKSGFIHKNMEIKIKG
- a CDS encoding DsrE family protein translates to MIKKFVLISLLAIFSFAESKFSDPQPTFENPRKVVYSLYVGDLETVNHTIGSMYNILKEYPSESLKIVVVAYGKGLRTLKKDYDKKTLDRIKSLMEYDVEFVACRNTMETMKWTEKDFIDGISYTQAGIVEVIEKQQEGYIGITAY
- a CDS encoding alpha/beta fold hydrolase, producing the protein MLKKTLIISSLILVSNLSLNAAKISKDDCSKKGESFIYAGNECIQYKKFLGEEEGALNIIVHGTWNEGTDTLARYSPFVEDLAMRTDITTIAVALPGYSQSSTNNFPSLSSKGVENLGAKKEYVEFVASLVEALKEKFKANKITYIGHSAGCMMGATITGLKPDLINNLVCAGGVYNIHEKSKEKDLISIVDVLDNVSKNTKFVLLYGTADDISKPQVTKDFYNLAKNKGFDVKLVEAKDAVHIDLDMTTEAKDSIEEIVTDD
- a CDS encoding DJ-1/PfpI family protein, translating into MSKKILILAGDFVEDYELMVPYQCLKMLGYSVDVVCPNKKAGEQIKTAIHDFEGDQTYTEKPGHNFTLNATFDDINEFVYDGLLIPGGRAPEYIRLNSRVIEIVQNFNKINKPIASVCHGILLLTAAKIIENKTCSCYPACSPDVDLSGGKWADIGFESAIVDGNLVTAAAWPAHPEWLAKFHELLSK